One stretch of Siphonobacter curvatus DNA includes these proteins:
- a CDS encoding oligosaccharide flippase family protein: MGIVIRQSLKASAVTYAGVAVGTINQLFVATHFLSESQLGLTRSLLTFSLLFYAIFTFGGPSIADRYFSRFRNDEEKHHGFLTFLLGYAAVYFLLFVVVYLGGHRWFIHFFQEKSPELVRYYQLLIWLTGFNLLQGILEAYCRNLQRIAVPALFREVGLKLANMVVILLYGFKVIDFEVFIRLYVWSYGLISLGLLVYLRLMGKLYLHRISWDLVRPVLNEMMRFGSIAALGAIGTTICNYIDQAMISHYLGQDYAGVFAIAVLIASLIEIPKKALTQIAIPLVAQSIRQQDYVTTENMHQKVALHQLLAGMFLFVGIWTNLDDLFGIMPKGAVFAQGTNVVFLFLMTRLLDMAGGMSGEIMGYSQYYRVSTAFVLVLGVLTILTNQWLVPKYGIDGSAMATTITILFYSALRAGFVYWKFKILPFTQQTLGAIGIGLVAYLITLAIPDFGTTVGTRIVNMVLRGIVTTVVFASMVVGLRISPEINGLIDSLVKQGKGLMKK; the protein is encoded by the coding sequence GAACGATCAATCAGCTTTTTGTCGCTACGCATTTTCTGAGCGAAAGTCAGCTGGGCCTTACGCGTTCGCTGCTTACGTTCAGTCTGTTGTTTTACGCCATTTTTACCTTCGGTGGTCCTTCCATTGCGGACCGCTATTTCAGCCGGTTTCGTAACGATGAAGAGAAACACCACGGGTTCCTGACGTTTTTGCTCGGGTATGCCGCGGTGTATTTCCTGCTCTTTGTAGTCGTATACCTGGGCGGTCACCGCTGGTTTATCCATTTTTTTCAGGAAAAGTCGCCGGAGCTGGTTCGCTATTATCAGCTACTGATCTGGTTGACGGGCTTTAATCTATTGCAGGGCATCCTGGAAGCATATTGTCGCAATTTGCAACGGATTGCAGTTCCGGCTCTGTTCCGGGAAGTAGGACTGAAGCTGGCCAATATGGTGGTGATCCTGCTGTACGGTTTTAAAGTGATTGATTTCGAGGTGTTTATTCGTTTATACGTCTGGTCGTACGGACTGATCAGTCTGGGACTACTGGTGTATCTACGGCTGATGGGCAAGCTGTACCTCCATCGCATCTCTTGGGATCTGGTACGACCCGTCCTCAATGAAATGATGCGGTTCGGTTCCATTGCGGCTCTGGGAGCCATCGGAACGACGATTTGTAATTACATCGATCAGGCCATGATCAGCCATTACCTGGGGCAGGACTACGCCGGGGTATTTGCCATTGCCGTACTAATCGCCTCGCTCATCGAGATTCCCAAAAAAGCCCTTACGCAAATTGCCATCCCATTGGTGGCCCAGTCCATTCGACAGCAGGATTACGTAACCACCGAAAACATGCACCAGAAAGTGGCTCTGCACCAGCTACTGGCGGGGATGTTTCTGTTCGTGGGCATCTGGACGAACCTGGATGATCTGTTCGGAATCATGCCCAAGGGAGCCGTTTTCGCTCAGGGGACAAACGTCGTTTTTCTGTTTCTGATGACCCGACTGCTGGATATGGCGGGCGGTATGAGTGGTGAAATCATGGGGTATTCGCAGTACTACCGCGTATCAACAGCCTTTGTACTGGTGCTGGGCGTACTGACGATTCTCACCAACCAATGGCTGGTACCGAAGTACGGAATCGACGGATCAGCCATGGCAACTACGATCACGATTTTGTTTTACAGTGCCTTGCGGGCCGGATTTGTGTACTGGAAATTTAAAATTCTGCCTTTCACGCAGCAAACCCTCGGAGCCATTGGAATCGGACTTGTGGCGTACTTAATCACCCTCGCCATTCCTGATTTTGGGACTACGGTCGGCACCCGGATTGTGAATATGGTGCTGCGGGGCATTGTAACAACGGTTGTTTTTGCATCGATGGTGGTGGGCTTACGCATTTCACCCGAAATCAATGGCCTGATCGATTCGCTGGTTAAACAAGGAAAAGGCCTCATGAAAAAGTAG